A single region of the Moorena sp. SIOASIH genome encodes:
- the ald gene encoding alanine dehydrogenase translates to MEIGVPKETKDQEFRVGLTPSSVRVLQEAGHTVFVETNAGTGAGFTDQDYQRQGAKIVLDAAEAWNRELVVKVKEPLEPEYPLLQKGQLLFTYLHLAADRALTEQLLQSGVIAIAYETVELPDHTLPLLTPMSIIAGRLSVQFGARFLERQQGGRGVLLGGIPGVKPGKVVILGGGVVGTEAAKIAVGMGARVQIFDINVQRLAYLETIFGSRVELLYSNSAEIEAAVTDADLLIGAVLVPGRRAPILVPRSLVKQMVTGSVIVDVAVDQGGCIETLRPTSHTNPIYIEEGVVHYGVPNMPGAVPCTSTVALNNSTFPYVLSLANQGLSALENNPALAKGVNVENHQLVHPAVREVFPDLADG, encoded by the coding sequence ATGGAAATAGGTGTTCCCAAAGAAACGAAAGATCAAGAGTTTCGTGTGGGATTAACCCCCAGTAGTGTCAGGGTTTTACAAGAAGCGGGTCATACAGTTTTCGTTGAAACTAATGCTGGCACTGGTGCTGGCTTTACCGATCAGGACTATCAGCGTCAGGGAGCCAAAATTGTCTTAGACGCTGCTGAGGCTTGGAATCGGGAACTAGTAGTCAAAGTCAAAGAACCCTTAGAGCCAGAGTATCCCTTGCTTCAAAAAGGACAGCTGTTGTTTACTTATCTACACTTAGCCGCTGACCGTGCTTTAACCGAGCAGTTGCTGCAATCGGGGGTGATTGCGATCGCATATGAAACAGTAGAACTCCCAGACCACACCCTACCGCTGCTAACCCCGATGAGCATTATTGCTGGTCGTCTTTCCGTACAATTTGGAGCCAGATTTCTGGAGCGTCAGCAGGGGGGAAGAGGGGTGCTGTTAGGCGGTATTCCCGGAGTCAAACCAGGTAAGGTGGTAATTCTTGGTGGCGGAGTTGTAGGTACAGAAGCCGCCAAAATAGCTGTGGGGATGGGAGCGAGAGTACAGATTTTTGATATTAATGTTCAACGGTTGGCTTATTTAGAAACCATCTTTGGCTCAAGAGTTGAACTCCTCTACAGCAATTCAGCAGAAATTGAAGCGGCTGTTACTGATGCTGACCTCCTGATTGGGGCAGTGTTAGTGCCTGGTCGTCGTGCTCCCATTTTAGTCCCGCGCTCTCTGGTCAAACAAATGGTTACTGGCTCAGTGATTGTGGATGTTGCTGTGGATCAGGGAGGCTGTATTGAAACATTACGACCCACATCCCATACCAATCCCATTTATATCGAGGAGGGTGTGGTTCACTATGGGGTGCCTAATATGCCTGGAGCTGTCCCCTGCACATCAACTGTGGCTCTCAACAATAGTACTTTCCCCTACGTACTCAGTCTGGCCAATCAGGGGTTGAGCGCTCTGGAAAATAATCCCGCTTTAGCCAAGGGCGTTAATGTCGAGAATCACCAGTTGGTTCATCCAGCAGTCCGAGAAGTGTTTCCCGATTTAGCTGATGGCTAA
- a CDS encoding transposase has product MTNCVINSDNKWEVKKTPVWRSRSVGLCPNPRFSIREDHRKKGAVYGYDGGKKVNGRKRHIVLDSQGLVIGLLVNQANGSEPLGVIVVLHEAKDQLRELKVVWVADRILR; this is encoded by the coding sequence ATGACCAATTGCGTCATCAACTCCGATAACAAATGGGAGGTGAAGAAGACTCCAGTGTGGCGTTCGCGTAGCGTCGGGCTTTGCCCGAATCCCCGATTCTCAATCCGTGAAGACCACCGAAAAAAGGGGGCAGTTTACGGGTATGACGGTGGCAAAAAAGTTAATGGCCGTAAACGCCATATTGTCCTAGATTCTCAAGGCTTGGTGATTGGGCTGTTAGTCAATCAAGCCAATGGCTCGGAACCTTTGGGTGTGATTGTCGTTTTGCATGAAGCCAAAGACCAACTCCGGGAGTTAAAAGTGGTTTGGGTCGCAGATCGGATATTGCGCTAA
- a CDS encoding heavy metal-responsive transcriptional regulator, translating into MVSYQLPITNDLLANSEDWLKIGQVASHSGLPVKTIRYYEEIGLLTPVTTRSPSGYRLFTRQVLNRLAFIKRAQSLGLSLSEIQDILKIHDFGELPCGAVKQHLLLKIEAITEQIEALELLKSELLGIISGWQEHPPDALKSKTICPNLGQKATLREQPE; encoded by the coding sequence GTGGTCAGTTACCAATTACCAATTACCAATGACCTTTTGGCCAATTCAGAGGACTGGCTCAAAATTGGTCAGGTAGCTAGTCATAGCGGGTTGCCCGTGAAGACCATTCGCTATTACGAAGAGATTGGTCTGCTTACGCCAGTCACAACCCGCTCCCCTTCCGGCTATCGCCTGTTTACGAGGCAGGTGTTGAATCGACTGGCTTTTATAAAACGTGCCCAATCCCTAGGACTTAGCCTTAGTGAGATTCAAGACATCCTCAAAATCCATGACTTTGGTGAGTTACCTTGTGGAGCAGTTAAGCAGCATCTACTGCTCAAGATTGAGGCAATCACCGAACAAATAGAAGCATTGGAACTACTAAAGTCCGAGTTGTTGGGTATAATTTCCGGTTGGCAAGAACATCCCCCTGACGCGCTGAAAAGTAAGACGATTTGCCCTAACCTTGGCCAAAAGGCCACGCTACGCGAACAACCAGAATGA
- a CDS encoding glycosyltransferase family 4 protein, whose amino-acid sequence MRILLICTEKLPVPCIRGGAIQTYIDGILPYLSKFHDVSVFSVTDSDLPNQHVLNGVSYQRFPTGDIEAYYQAAAKFVAEERFDLVILYNRPKYLPSIAAASPSSQFLLSMHNEMFHEDKIKPEVAQSCLEKVRGVITVSKFIADGIADLFPEYRHKLHPVYAGVDLEKFQSRWSPEGSRRRQKLLSSHRLTDRNIVVYVGRLSIKKGPHILISALPQILEQHPSTFLLMVGSKWYGHNEENKYVRQLKEQGKTYEESIYFTGFIPPANVQKYFLMGDIFVCASQWQEPLARVHYEAMATGLCMVTTMRGGNPEVVIPDMNGLLISDYENPDAFAGAINYLLSNRELAEQMGRYGRHLGEKYYGWERVASDIFRIISDCCLS is encoded by the coding sequence GTGAGGATCCTCTTAATCTGCACTGAGAAGCTTCCTGTTCCATGTATTCGAGGAGGTGCAATCCAGACTTATATTGACGGAATACTACCTTATCTAAGCAAGTTTCATGACGTTAGTGTTTTTTCTGTCACTGATTCAGATTTGCCCAATCAACATGTGCTGAATGGAGTCAGCTACCAGCGCTTCCCGACAGGTGATATTGAGGCTTACTACCAAGCAGCTGCTAAATTTGTAGCTGAGGAACGATTCGATTTAGTCATTCTTTACAATCGCCCTAAATACTTACCCTCTATTGCTGCTGCTAGCCCTAGTAGTCAGTTTCTCCTGAGCATGCACAATGAAATGTTTCATGAGGACAAGATTAAACCTGAGGTTGCTCAGAGTTGTCTAGAGAAGGTTAGAGGAGTCATAACAGTCAGCAAATTTATTGCTGATGGAATTGCCGATCTCTTCCCTGAATACCGACATAAACTTCATCCCGTATATGCAGGCGTTGACTTAGAGAAGTTTCAGTCCCGATGGTCACCGGAAGGATCTAGACGTCGCCAAAAATTGCTAAGTTCTCACAGATTGACCGATCGCAACATCGTTGTCTATGTAGGTCGATTAAGTATTAAGAAAGGACCCCATATCCTGATTTCTGCCCTACCCCAAATTCTAGAACAACACCCATCAACATTTCTTCTTATGGTGGGTAGCAAATGGTACGGCCATAACGAGGAAAATAAATATGTTCGTCAACTGAAAGAACAAGGAAAAACCTATGAAGAATCAATTTACTTTACTGGCTTTATTCCACCTGCCAATGTCCAGAAGTACTTCCTCATGGGTGACATCTTTGTTTGTGCATCTCAATGGCAAGAACCTTTAGCACGAGTTCATTATGAAGCAATGGCAACAGGTCTTTGTATGGTTACCACAATGCGAGGAGGAAACCCAGAAGTAGTCATCCCAGATATGAACGGTCTCTTGATAAGTGACTATGAGAATCCCGATGCCTTTGCAGGAGCAATTAACTATTTACTGTCCAATAGAGAGTTAGCTGAACAAATGGGTCGATACGGACGCCATCTGGGTGAAAAGTATTATGGTTGGGAGCGGGTTGCTTCAGACATTTTCCGGATTATTTCAGACTGCTGCCTATCCTAA
- a CDS encoding DUF1800 domain-containing protein gives MNLKPVYWLLGLILAVILLWELPKPWHAASLSTNPKVLHVLNRVSFGPRPGDIERVKSMGVDAYIQSQLSPESIPEPPPLRKQLNDLETLELNPVEVWKAYAPPQGKKKRQLSQQQRKQAQKRSQIPRQQGLEARLIRAIASPKQLQEVMVDFWFNHFNVFDSKGLNRIWVSSFEQDAIRPHALGRFRDLLGATAHHPAMLFYLDNHQNTAPGSPGARGRYKGLNENYARELMELHTLGVDGGYTQEDVITLARILTGWTTDREGKHGDSRGFYFQSKRHDYSDKVLLGTPIPGSGSLEGEQALDLLARHPSTAHYISYKLAQYFVADQPPAKLVDTLAQRFLKTDGDIRKVLKTLFQSPEFWDTQYYNSKFKSPYHYIISAVRATGSKKPKWKTLSGIIRQLGMPIYGCPTPNGYKNTEKAWLSPDGMIRRVSFATALANGNFEQRQPKEKRKPVDAVQLRKTLANHFSDQTKEVIETSPAKLRAALILGSPEMMYR, from the coding sequence TTGAACCTTAAGCCTGTCTACTGGCTCTTAGGGCTAATCTTGGCAGTCATCCTCCTCTGGGAACTACCCAAGCCCTGGCACGCAGCCAGTTTATCCACTAACCCGAAAGTATTACATGTCCTCAATCGCGTTAGTTTTGGTCCTCGCCCTGGGGACATCGAACGGGTGAAATCCATGGGGGTTGATGCCTATATTCAGTCCCAGCTTTCCCCAGAATCTATCCCTGAACCGCCACCACTTAGGAAACAACTCAATGATTTAGAAACCCTTGAACTGAATCCAGTGGAGGTATGGAAAGCCTATGCACCACCACAAGGTAAAAAGAAACGGCAGCTGAGTCAGCAACAGCGCAAGCAGGCTCAAAAGCGATCGCAAATACCTAGGCAGCAGGGATTAGAAGCCCGTTTAATCAGAGCGATCGCTAGCCCTAAACAGCTTCAGGAAGTAATGGTAGACTTCTGGTTCAACCACTTCAATGTTTTTGATAGCAAGGGATTGAATCGGATCTGGGTTAGCTCCTTTGAACAAGATGCCATTAGACCCCATGCCCTTGGTCGTTTTCGGGATTTGTTAGGTGCTACAGCTCACCATCCCGCCATGCTCTTCTATTTAGACAACCACCAAAACACTGCACCAGGAAGTCCAGGAGCTCGTGGTCGATACAAAGGGCTTAATGAAAACTATGCTCGGGAACTGATGGAACTCCACACCCTAGGAGTAGATGGTGGCTACACCCAAGAGGATGTAATTACCTTAGCGCGGATCTTGACTGGCTGGACTACTGACCGTGAGGGTAAGCACGGTGACAGTAGGGGATTTTATTTCCAAAGTAAGCGCCATGATTACAGTGATAAGGTTTTGCTGGGTACACCGATTCCAGGTAGTGGCAGCCTAGAAGGAGAGCAAGCCCTAGACCTCCTGGCTCGTCATCCCTCCACCGCCCATTACATTAGCTACAAATTAGCCCAGTACTTTGTAGCTGATCAGCCACCAGCAAAGCTAGTAGACACTCTAGCCCAACGCTTTTTGAAGACCGATGGGGATATTCGTAAGGTTCTCAAAACCCTATTTCAAAGCCCTGAATTTTGGGACACTCAGTATTACAACAGTAAATTTAAATCCCCCTATCACTACATCATCTCAGCAGTGCGAGCTACAGGGAGTAAAAAGCCCAAATGGAAAACCCTCTCTGGTATTATCCGTCAGCTAGGAATGCCCATCTACGGCTGCCCAACTCCCAATGGTTACAAAAACACTGAGAAGGCTTGGCTCAGTCCAGATGGGATGATTCGCCGGGTCAGCTTTGCCACTGCATTAGCCAATGGTAATTTCGAGCAGCGTCAACCTAAAGAAAAGCGTAAACCTGTAGATGCTGTCCAACTCAGAAAAACCCTAGCCAATCATTTTTCTGACCAAACCAAAGAAGTCATCGAGACTAGTCCAGCTAAGCTAAGGGCCGCCTTGATTTTGGGGAGTCCAGAAATGATGTATCGGTAA
- a CDS encoding transposase — MSIVTGFVIEAKAPGVIPGQDLGISNSAMLAWMENQGNLSEEKQQEWLLELTGLKIGVGTNGATNRPLAESVAIPIQELWQWAQQQQHLHVDETPWGVAGVKEWLWTVAGAKFSGVPCRRYPRAGGTLTNYGFRICWSAQFR; from the coding sequence GTGTCCATTGTCACAGGCTTTGTCATTGAAGCCAAAGCCCCTGGAGTCATCCCCGGACAAGACTTGGGCATCTCCAACAGCGCGATGCTGGCTTGGATGGAAAATCAGGGAAACCTATCCGAAGAAAAACAACAAGAATGGCTACTAGAGTTGACGGGACTCAAAATCGGAGTGGGAACTAATGGCGCCACCAATCGACCACTAGCGGAGTCGGTAGCTATACCTATTCAAGAACTTTGGCAGTGGGCGCAACAACAGCAACACCTGCACGTTGATGAAACCCCGTGGGGGGTGGCTGGAGTTAAAGAATGGTTGTGGACTGTTGCTGGAGCCAAATTTTCGGGCGTTCCATGCCGCAGATACCCGAGGGCGGGTGGAACTCTAACAAATTATGGGTTCCGAATTTGCTGGAGTGCTCAGTTCCGATGA
- a CDS encoding CGLD27 family protein, whose translation MKSPVYVCPVPEEQQPINEYQELKESWFFNWARLELPNYVIKLAWVWGLSWLISGPIAAVSFPPQKAIIKFLLCGGAGASIFLILTLLRLYLGWYYVGDRLIRETIVYEESGWYDGQTWTKTPEILARDRLIVSYELQPILRRLHWTFGFLIIVVIGGNIIWRLLSAT comes from the coding sequence ATGAAATCTCCCGTTTATGTATGTCCTGTTCCAGAAGAGCAGCAACCCATAAATGAATACCAAGAACTAAAGGAATCTTGGTTTTTTAACTGGGCAAGGCTGGAACTACCAAATTATGTGATCAAGCTGGCGTGGGTTTGGGGGTTGAGCTGGCTGATTTCAGGGCCGATAGCAGCCGTGAGTTTTCCACCCCAAAAAGCTATAATCAAGTTTCTGCTCTGTGGTGGAGCAGGAGCAAGTATCTTCTTGATTTTAACTTTGCTGCGGTTATACCTGGGTTGGTACTATGTAGGCGATCGCTTGATCAGAGAAACCATAGTCTACGAGGAGTCAGGCTGGTATGACGGTCAAACCTGGACAAAAACTCCAGAAATTTTGGCTCGCGATCGCTTAATTGTTTCTTATGAACTCCAACCAATTCTGCGACGTTTACACTGGACGTTCGGATTTTTGATTATAGTCGTGATTGGTGGCAACATCATTTGGCGTCTGTTATCAGCCACCTAG
- a CDS encoding ribonuclease HI family protein, translating into MTDKSNNLAIIHFDGVSKRRTNQSACGAIIQYQGEVYPVSQYLGFTTQNQAEYMGLILGLQKIIKLGAKQAKIYGDCELVINQLHGDYMVKNNNLVSFHSRAKTLLDKLDFYELIWINKTQNLEADQLANDCIDLQKS; encoded by the coding sequence ATGACAGATAAATCGAATAATCTTGCTATTATTCATTTCGATGGTGTCAGCAAAAGACGCACTAATCAATCCGCCTGTGGTGCTATAATTCAGTACCAAGGTGAAGTTTATCCAGTCTCTCAATACTTAGGATTTACTACCCAGAACCAAGCTGAGTATATGGGACTAATCCTTGGACTACAGAAAATTATAAAGCTTGGAGCAAAACAAGCCAAAATCTATGGGGATTGCGAACTAGTAATTAACCAGCTCCATGGGGATTATATGGTTAAAAACAACAATTTAGTTAGCTTTCACAGCCGAGCCAAAACCCTTCTTGATAAACTGGATTTCTATGAATTAATCTGGATTAACAAAACCCAAAACCTTGAAGCTGACCAGTTAGCTAATGACTGTATTGATTTGCAAAAATCCTAG
- a CDS encoding WD40 repeat domain-containing protein has translation MKKTPLAILGTVIGIMAVVTSTTYARESRLGLMVGAMPEMASSQAQSWRTPQLVRTIEAHSTAVDTLSFSPSGRVLLSGGSRSDAHLKLWWLKTGREIDSLRVHQTSVADMAFSADGTILASVGEDGGVNLWQWNQEDYTGDYTRTFLGHTSNLLSLAMTSDSKVLVTGGLDGIRVWDLRNQRPLYNLADFDHPTYSLAIHPKAETLVSGLKDGTIKIWNLNTGQPLYVIPAHQGITSALAFTPNGRTLVSSGYDGKIRVWDTQTWQLKYTLTKHTGKIRAIAINPVNGTILASASRDGVRLWNLNTGQQIAWLTGHQDWVQSVAFSRDGRFLATGGFDRTIKIWQVNTTEVARQ, from the coding sequence ATGAAAAAAACACCGTTGGCGATTTTGGGAACTGTGATCGGGATCATGGCAGTGGTCACCAGTACCACCTACGCTAGGGAATCAAGACTGGGGCTAATGGTTGGAGCGATGCCGGAAATGGCTTCATCCCAGGCTCAATCTTGGAGAACTCCTCAATTAGTGCGTACCATTGAAGCCCATTCTACTGCTGTGGATACTTTGTCATTTAGTCCTAGTGGGCGAGTGCTACTCAGTGGGGGGAGCAGGAGTGATGCCCATCTGAAATTATGGTGGCTGAAAACCGGTCGTGAAATTGATAGCCTGCGAGTACACCAAACCTCAGTGGCTGACATGGCTTTTAGTGCTGATGGGACAATACTGGCTAGTGTCGGGGAGGATGGTGGGGTCAATTTGTGGCAATGGAATCAGGAAGACTACACAGGAGACTATACCCGTACTTTTCTAGGGCATACTAGCAATTTGCTTTCCCTAGCTATGACCTCAGATAGTAAGGTGTTAGTGACTGGGGGATTGGATGGTATTCGGGTGTGGGACCTCAGAAACCAACGTCCCCTTTACAATCTGGCAGATTTTGATCATCCAACCTATTCCCTAGCAATTCATCCCAAGGCCGAAACCCTGGTCAGTGGACTCAAGGATGGCACAATTAAAATTTGGAATCTGAACACAGGACAACCGCTTTACGTTATTCCCGCTCATCAAGGTATCACTAGTGCTCTTGCCTTTACCCCTAATGGTAGAACCCTAGTAAGCAGTGGTTATGACGGTAAGATTAGGGTCTGGGATACGCAGACTTGGCAGCTTAAGTATACCTTGACCAAACATACTGGAAAGATTCGTGCGATCGCAATTAATCCAGTTAATGGCACAATTCTCGCTAGTGCTAGTCGTGATGGGGTTCGGTTGTGGAATTTGAACACTGGTCAGCAGATTGCTTGGTTGACTGGACATCAAGATTGGGTACAATCCGTTGCCTTTAGTCGGGATGGACGTTTTCTGGCTACTGGGGGATTTGATCGGACGATTAAAATTTGGCAGGTGAATACAACAGAAGTAGCTCGACAGTAA
- the yqeK gene encoding bis(5'-nucleosyl)-tetraphosphatase (symmetrical) YqeK, with product MRDQVLTWLADNVPSSRLQHILRVEQMSVELAELHHLNAQQAAKAGLLHDLAKCFKPERLLQMARDNGIEVDPVCEAAPHLLHADVSAIVAQEQFGVKDEAVLQAIALHTLGREGMTPLSCVVFIADTIEPGRGETPDLQTLRNISKQDLYKTVWLACDYSLKFLLESPRPIHQRMILTRNWAQQMSRKTTAKRDRKTDCVNA from the coding sequence ATGCGTGATCAGGTGTTGACCTGGTTAGCAGATAATGTACCGTCTTCTCGGCTACAGCATATATTGCGGGTTGAACAGATGTCTGTTGAACTCGCTGAGCTTCATCATCTCAATGCTCAGCAGGCAGCTAAAGCAGGGTTGTTGCACGACCTAGCCAAATGCTTTAAGCCTGAGCGCTTGTTGCAAATGGCTAGGGATAATGGCATAGAAGTCGATCCAGTCTGTGAAGCCGCGCCTCACTTATTGCATGCAGATGTCAGTGCTATTGTTGCCCAAGAGCAATTTGGAGTCAAAGATGAAGCAGTATTGCAAGCGATCGCTCTCCATACCTTAGGGCGTGAGGGTATGACCCCCCTCAGTTGTGTTGTGTTTATTGCTGATACTATTGAGCCAGGTCGTGGTGAGACACCGGATTTACAAACCTTACGAAATATCTCCAAGCAAGACCTATACAAGACTGTTTGGTTAGCCTGTGACTACTCTTTAAAATTCCTGCTAGAGAGTCCTCGTCCCATTCACCAACGTATGATCTTGACTCGAAACTGGGCGCAACAGATGTCCAGGAAGACAACAGCTAAAAGAGACCGTAAGACAGATTGTGTAAATGCCTAA
- a CDS encoding class I SAM-dependent methyltransferase, with protein sequence MNQESPSFQGGECQEAIEYDYERSFGKADPVHALRSIAFDSEIIAFMKKHPSGVVVNLGEGLETQRFRLADLQTTWYTIDLPESIRPREHFISPGDRWKHITCSALDYAWMDQIPTDRPVCITAQGLFMYFQESEVRDLLKTLAERHPILTIIFDVIPNWVAQKTLSPDGWKKVSIQLSAISYQHSAISYQLSAYALSARYFTKSF encoded by the coding sequence TTGAATCAAGAATCCCCGTCCTTCCAGGGCGGGGAGTGTCAAGAGGCGATTGAATACGATTACGAACGATCCTTTGGAAAGGCGGATCCAGTGCACGCACTGCGTTCGATCGCTTTTGACTCAGAAATTATAGCGTTTATGAAAAAGCACCCAAGTGGCGTGGTGGTAAACCTTGGGGAAGGGCTTGAAACCCAGCGTTTCCGTTTGGCGGATCTTCAAACGACCTGGTACACAATAGATTTACCTGAGTCGATCCGCCCTCGTGAGCACTTTATATCGCCGGGTGACAGGTGGAAGCACATTACTTGTTCCGCCCTGGATTATGCTTGGATGGACCAAATCCCGACCGACCGACCTGTGTGTATAACAGCTCAGGGTTTGTTCATGTATTTTCAGGAGTCGGAAGTTCGGGATCTTCTCAAAACCCTTGCAGAGCGGCATCCAATTTTGACGATTATATTCGACGTTATTCCGAACTGGGTTGCCCAAAAGACACTATCACCCGACGGCTGGAAAAAGGTAAGCATTCAGCTATCAGCTATCAGCTATCAGCATTCAGCTATCAGCTATCAGCTATCAGCTTATGCGCTATCGGCACGCTACTTTACGAAAAGCTTTTGA
- the rsfS gene encoding ribosome silencing factor → MRDQNNKPSTLVTPDTEHQDASYGLALTVAQAADDRKGADIVILSVSEVSYITDYFVIVTGFSRVQVRAISQSIEQQVEEAWNRLPVRTAGKAEGIWILQDYGDVIVHILLPEERKFYNLEAFWGHAEQIEFQAS, encoded by the coding sequence ATGAGAGATCAAAATAATAAGCCCTCCACCTTAGTAACCCCTGATACCGAACACCAGGATGCTAGCTATGGGTTAGCACTAACCGTTGCTCAAGCAGCAGATGACCGCAAGGGTGCAGATATTGTGATTCTGTCGGTCTCAGAGGTATCGTACATCACAGATTACTTTGTAATTGTGACCGGGTTTTCTAGGGTACAGGTCAGGGCAATCTCTCAGTCGATTGAACAGCAAGTAGAAGAGGCATGGAACCGTTTACCTGTGCGAACAGCAGGAAAAGCAGAGGGAATCTGGATACTTCAAGATTACGGTGACGTGATTGTCCATATCTTGCTGCCTGAAGAACGGAAGTTCTATAATCTCGAAGCATTCTGGGGCCACGCGGAGCAGATTGAGTTTCAGGCATCCTAA
- a CDS encoding DUF1501 domain-containing protein, which yields MKRRKLLQQASLITAGGIISMGSWVARGLANTANTNHRKRLIVIFLRGGVDGLNVVVPYQDADYYQARPRIAIPRTGEKGGVLDLDGYFGLHPALADLMPLWKQKSLAFVHASGSPDSTRSHFDAQDYMESGTPGIKSTDDGWMNRLLGTIPKEIPTQAVNMGTTTPRILSGQMPVANLPMGRNYNHKLPVDRPQIDAAFDQLYRGNDAINRAYQEGSEARKILLAELNEEMMAANRGAPPSSKFVGDSRKLAKLMVGDAKTQMAFLALGDWDTHVNQGGSQGQLARKLKPLGLGLATLVKALEPIYADTVIVVMSEFGRTLAENGNKGTDHGHGNVIWVLGGGVRGGKVYGEWPGLAESQLYEKRDLAVTTDFRDVLMPVLREHMEIGDSNLAQIFPGFRSNQSLGLL from the coding sequence ATGAAAAGACGCAAATTATTACAACAAGCTAGCCTTATAACTGCTGGGGGAATTATCTCTATGGGAAGTTGGGTAGCTAGAGGATTAGCAAATACAGCAAATACTAATCACCGTAAGCGACTGATTGTTATTTTCCTGCGGGGTGGGGTAGATGGACTGAATGTAGTTGTGCCATACCAAGACGCTGATTACTACCAAGCGCGACCGAGAATTGCGATTCCTCGCACCGGGGAAAAAGGGGGAGTCTTGGATTTAGATGGTTACTTTGGCTTACATCCAGCTCTAGCTGATCTGATGCCTCTTTGGAAACAGAAAAGTTTAGCCTTTGTTCACGCCAGTGGTTCACCAGACTCTACTCGCTCCCATTTCGATGCTCAGGATTACATGGAAAGTGGCACCCCAGGCATTAAGAGTACAGATGATGGCTGGATGAATCGACTATTAGGGACGATTCCCAAGGAAATACCAACTCAAGCGGTGAATATGGGCACAACAACGCCACGGATTCTATCCGGTCAGATGCCAGTGGCTAATTTACCGATGGGGAGAAATTATAATCACAAGCTGCCTGTAGACCGTCCCCAAATTGATGCGGCCTTTGATCAGCTCTATCGTGGTAATGATGCTATTAATCGGGCTTATCAGGAAGGAAGTGAGGCACGGAAGATACTGCTGGCTGAGCTAAACGAAGAAATGATGGCAGCTAACCGGGGAGCACCACCTTCCTCTAAATTTGTTGGTGATAGCCGAAAATTAGCCAAGCTGATGGTGGGGGATGCTAAGACCCAAATGGCATTTTTGGCCTTAGGTGACTGGGATACTCATGTTAACCAGGGAGGTAGTCAAGGACAGCTCGCTCGAAAACTTAAGCCTCTGGGGCTTGGCTTGGCTACTCTAGTCAAAGCCTTAGAACCGATTTATGCCGATACTGTGATTGTGGTGATGTCAGAATTTGGTCGTACCCTGGCAGAGAATGGTAACAAGGGTACTGACCATGGACACGGGAATGTGATCTGGGTCTTGGGTGGAGGAGTTCGCGGTGGTAAGGTCTATGGAGAGTGGCCCGGTTTGGCTGAGTCCCAGTTGTATGAAAAACGGGACTTAGCAGTAACTACCGATTTTCGTGACGTGCTGATGCCTGTGCTAAGGGAACATATGGAGATTGGAGACTCCAATTTAGCCCAAATCTTTCCTGGTTTTAGGTCTAATCAGAGTCTCGGGCTTTTGTAG